The segment TGAAAACACGTGTAGCGACTAGTATCCTTGGCCCGAATACGCACCAGCTGATCGGCACTAGTAGGGAACATGTTGAGTTTCGTTGACGTGGTATCTATTATCGTTCTTGAACTGGCGTGCCGACGATTGAGGGTGATTGCTGCAAAAACTCAATTAAATCGATCTCTCCTCTAATGAAACGCTGTGCTTGTTCCATGCAAACTACACTAGGAGTCATTCCTTCTAGGCCCACGGAAGCACGTGCGAACGCCACTGCCCGTCTCCGACGCTCACGCTCTTCGTGTGAAATACTATTCATTTT is part of the Janthinobacterium sp. 67 genome and harbors:
- a CDS encoding antitoxin VbhA family protein — encoded protein: MNSISHEERERRRRAVAFARASVGLEGMTPSVVCMEQAQRFIRGEIDLIEFLQQSPSIVGTPVQER